From a single Sporosarcina oncorhynchi genomic region:
- a CDS encoding methionine ABC transporter ATP-binding protein — MIKLTDVNKRFGTDSNEITAVDNVNLTIEDGEIFGVIGYSGAGKSTLIRLLNGLEKPTSGEISIAGHELSTIPAKELREARQKISMVFQHFNLLWSRTVKENISFPLEIAGVGKNDRDRKVSELIELVGLKGREDAYPAQLSGGQKQRVGIARALSNDPQVLLCDEATSALDPETTDSILDLLTDINDKLGLTIVLITHEMHVIRKICHRVAVMEAGKVVEMGNVLDVFQSPKEQITKRFVSQITQTAGAEQALQHLKAESTGGTLVKLVFVGDRTEQPVLSTMIRRFDIDVNIVQGDISHTKGGAYGTLLLQLFGDRDKVSSAIDFLHGEGVRTEVIGID, encoded by the coding sequence ATGATCAAGTTAACAGATGTAAACAAACGATTTGGTACGGATAGCAACGAGATTACGGCTGTCGACAACGTGAATCTTACAATTGAAGACGGTGAAATCTTTGGCGTGATTGGTTATAGCGGAGCGGGAAAAAGTACGTTAATCCGATTGTTGAACGGTCTAGAAAAACCGACGTCAGGGGAAATAAGCATTGCGGGACATGAACTGTCAACGATACCTGCGAAAGAGTTGCGGGAAGCCCGCCAAAAAATCAGCATGGTGTTCCAGCATTTTAACTTACTTTGGTCGCGAACGGTCAAAGAGAATATCTCTTTTCCATTGGAGATTGCAGGTGTCGGTAAAAATGATCGAGATAGAAAAGTGAGTGAACTGATTGAACTCGTCGGACTGAAAGGGAGGGAGGATGCCTATCCAGCGCAACTCTCGGGCGGACAGAAACAACGTGTCGGGATTGCCCGTGCATTGTCCAATGATCCTCAAGTGCTGCTTTGTGATGAAGCGACATCAGCGCTCGATCCCGAAACAACGGACTCAATACTTGATTTGTTGACGGATATCAACGACAAACTCGGTTTGACAATTGTTTTGATTACACATGAAATGCACGTCATCCGCAAAATTTGCCACCGCGTTGCTGTAATGGAAGCTGGGAAAGTCGTTGAGATGGGGAATGTGCTTGATGTATTCCAGTCGCCGAAAGAGCAGATTACGAAACGATTTGTTTCACAAATTACACAGACTGCTGGTGCGGAACAAGCATTACAACATCTGAAAGCAGAGTCGACCGGCGGGACATTGGTCAAGTTAGTCTTTGTCGGTGATCGAACGGAGCAGCCTGTTCTATCGACGATGATCAGAAGATTCGATATCGACGTGAATATTGTTCAAGGCGATATCTCCCATACGAAAGGCGGCGCATATGGCACACTCCTTCTGCAACTGTTCGGTGATCGTGACAAAGTTAGCTCCGCGATAGACTTTCTGCATGGCGAGGGCGTTCGGACGGAGGTGATTGGAATTGATTGA